CCCTCACTGCTTCACTTCACGATGGGTATCTTGTATGCCTGAATGGCAACTGTGGTTACGGCGACTACTTCTTCACCTTTGGTGGCACCTCTGCCTCGAGCCCAGCCGCTGCTGGCGTCATGGCGCTGGTGAATCAGAAGATGGGCGGTCAGCCGCAAGGGATGGCCAACTACGTCTTCTACCGACTTGCCAAGGTCTCTGGGATCTTCCACGACACGACCAAAGGCAACAATAAAGTACCCGATCCCAACGGCCAGTACACCGTCGGATACGATGCAACTTCCGGCTACGACCTGGCAACCGGACTTGGCTCGATGGATGTCAATGCCCTGGTCAACCATTGGAAGTCCGTTGCATCCAGCGGAGCTGGAACCGCTCTAACCCTTGCACTTGGCGCCGGACAAAAAGCTGCCGTAGTACACGGTATGCCGATCAGCTTTCAGGCCACCGTCGCCTGCTCTGCTAACGGAACATGTTCTGCTCCCACCGGCGCCGTAGCTCTTTCAGCTGCTTCATCAACAGCTGCAACCGTGGCAGTAGGCTCGGGCGAACTCCTACCGCAGGTAGGCTCCAGCGAAGCTAACATTTTGACCTCCGTCGTCCCCGGCGGCAGCTATAACGTGAGTGCTCGCTATAGTGGCGACGGCAAATACGGACCAAGTACTTCTAACTCGGTCCCTGTAAGCATCTCCGCCGAGAAGAGCCAAACGTTTGTCGGATCGGTTGGGGGAGGTACCTTCACAACTGGTCCCATCTCGGTGGGATACGGTCTGTCCTGGCCAGTCGGGATCATCGTGGCAGGAAATTCGGGCTACGGCTTTCCTTCCGGTCAGATGACCATGACGGCGGACGGGACACCCATCACTACCGGCGGAGTCTACAACTACGCAACGGGAGTCTTCGCCCCCAGTACGATGACGTTGAACTATGGCGAGAAGACCATCACGAAAGCTGGCCTTCCAACCAGCCAGTCGAGTACTATCCCTTATGTTCTGCCATCGCAGATGCTAGGCGCGGGCTCTCACCAACTTGTGGCATCCTACCCCGGCGATCCAAGCTTCGGAGCCAGTCAGGGAAGTTATACCTATACGGTTAGCCAGGCACAGGGAGCCATCTTGGATTTCTTTCCTGTCGGAGACACCGTCGCAAATGTTCCCATCCAGCTAGTCGCACAGATCGGATTTACCAACGGCGGCTTCGCACCCTATGGAGGAGTAATTACTGTCTCTGATATCACCAGCGGAAAGCCCGTTGTTTTAGGCAAAAGCAAAGTTGACAGCACGCGGTATGACGGTTACTGGACAACCAACGTCACAGTGACTACTCCAGGCACGCGAACCCTGAGGTTGGACTACACCGGCGACAGTAACGTCAAAGGCACATCGTCGACCTACTACGTACCATTCACAGCCATAGATCCTTCCAGTGTGAACTTCAGCACTGACGTTATAACCTCATTCGGTGGGCAACCCGTCACCCTGACCGCCGCGATCGGCTCAAACGTTTCGTTGCACGCCGCTACTGGAACGGTCACCTTCTACAACGGCACAACCGCCATTGGATCGGCTAAGGTTCCCAAGAGTGGAACTGTGGTCCTTGTTACCCGCAAGCTCCCTGCTGGCAACAACAGCTTGACAGCAAGCTATTCAGGCGATGCCGTTCTCACACCTTCTGTGTCATCCCCAATTTTGGTGGCGGTCGCGGACTATATCCTCCAAGTCTTACCTTCATCAATCAAACTCAAGCAGGGCAGCTCCGAAAGCGTTACTCTCGATCTCATCCCACAAGGTGGCTTCACGAATCCTGTTCAACTAGCCTGTTCGAATTTGCCCAAAGATGTCACCTGCAAGTTCACCAAATCGACTGTCACCCTCGATGGCATCAATCCTGCCACGGTATCCCTGACCTTGAAAGCTGGCAAATCCGCGGAGGTTATCAATAAAGCCGTCCCAGTCATCATTACAGCGACTAGTGTGGCTGGAACCACTCCGAAACAATCCACACTTGATCTAACCATCAAGAAATAGAAATAGAAAAGAACAATTCGACTTCATTGGCAAGGCGTCACGATGATGTGGCGCCTTGACCTTTTGTTAAGCTTCGACGAGGCTACTCATTGAGCTATCCGCCGCACTCGGCCCGGGGTGTGTGGTCAGCATGGCCATCGCCTTCATCATTAGTATCTGGCTCAGCTGAGGCAGGGTCGGTCTGATCTTGCTTGGAACCCGGATCTCCACGATTCATCAGATCAACCATCTCCGCCTCCAAGCCGGACAATGAGTGTTCAACTGAACCCGGCGCCCGGGCCGCTCATAAATCGCTGGGCTGCCTCAATCTGCTCAAAGCCGCGCCAAACAAGGAAATCTCATGAACATCGAATCGGAAGATCGGTCGGGCGCCAATTTGAGTTAGCTGATTTTCAAGAATTGGGCGCCGAAAAGCGGGGTCCAATTTTTACGCCTATGCTACTTTTCTTCAGGAGCAGAGGTGGAAAAAATGCAATCGTCGATAGCGCAATTGGAGGTTACTTATCTCCGTACTAC
This Tunturibacter gelidoferens DNA region includes the following protein-coding sequences:
- a CDS encoding Ig-like domain repeat protein, which encodes MCLAICLVFGQAAKAQSRITDSIQNAERVAVKGSSPDRLISVSQDIGRLSSSQSLGRMVLLLAPTAAQDQAAADLIASQHDASSPLFHKWLSPAEFGQQFGVADTDSSQVSQWLQSQGLNVHHISQSRRFIVFSGNVAQVENAFSTQMHSYSYKNKTFISNSSDIQLPAALRNVVRGVVRLHSNPSSPAVLSGTKVHFKKVGGQFTFDDSSHGIAPADFAKIYNVQPLYNAGINGTGQTIAIVGRSNITIQDIRDFRNLLGLPANDPQVIINGDDPGITTDVDEATLDVTWSGAVAPMAKIDFVISQSNFADGVDVSAEYIVDNNLAPVMSTSYGSCETDLGPVENAFYFSLWQQAAAQGITSFVSAGDNGGAGCDAPAGGVYSSGILAVNGIASTPYNVAVGGTQFEDTNSHSKYWSATNDPTTGESALSYIPEMAWNESSNDPNSVLLYAGSGGVSSLYAKPNWQTGVGVPDDGARDLPDISLTASLHDGYLVCLNGNCGYGDYFFTFGGTSASSPAAAGVMALVNQKMGGQPQGMANYVFYRLAKVSGIFHDTTKGNNKVPDPNGQYTVGYDATSGYDLATGLGSMDVNALVNHWKSVASSGAGTALTLALGAGQKAAVVHGMPISFQATVACSANGTCSAPTGAVALSAASSTAATVAVGSGELLPQVGSSEANILTSVVPGGSYNVSARYSGDGKYGPSTSNSVPVSISAEKSQTFVGSVGGGTFTTGPISVGYGLSWPVGIIVAGNSGYGFPSGQMTMTADGTPITTGGVYNYATGVFAPSTMTLNYGEKTITKAGLPTSQSSTIPYVLPSQMLGAGSHQLVASYPGDPSFGASQGSYTYTVSQAQGAILDFFPVGDTVANVPIQLVAQIGFTNGGFAPYGGVITVSDITSGKPVVLGKSKVDSTRYDGYWTTNVTVTTPGTRTLRLDYTGDSNVKGTSSTYYVPFTAIDPSSVNFSTDVITSFGGQPVTLTAAIGSNVSLHAATGTVTFYNGTTAIGSAKVPKSGTVVLVTRKLPAGNNSLTASYSGDAVLTPSVSSPILVAVADYILQVLPSSIKLKQGSSESVTLDLIPQGGFTNPVQLACSNLPKDVTCKFTKSTVTLDGINPATVSLTLKAGKSAEVINKAVPVIITATSVAGTTPKQSTLDLTIKK